The sequence CGGCAGCTTACCACGACGGGATCGGGTCAGCCCCATGgtaccacggcggcggcggcggcgcggcgatacCTCCTGGGGTCGGCGCCTCccttgctcgctcgctcgctctaTCTAGGGTCGACATGAGATGAGTTTTTTTTTTTTGGATAATACTTACACGAGAACTACCGAGCAGGCCTCTAACTACACGGGCCGTAGCCCGACAGCAAGTTCGCACAGAATACAGCCCATCCAACAAAAGGCCGGCGCCTGGAAGCCCGTCACCTCTTTGAGGCCCTCGCCGTCGGCCgtcgtcttcctcggctccgtccGGCGTGGCTGCGTGGTGCGCGAGCCTCAGCTCCTTCCGCCTCCACCACCCCTGCCCCGTTCTGCCCGAGTTCCCGCCCCGCCCTCACGCCTCTCGCCGCCTCGATCCTCGCGGCCTACCTCCTCGTGCTTCCGGCGTAttatcgtcttcctccctgccggATTTGCTCGATCTGGAGACCCAAATCCGAAGGTGCGAATCTCCCGTTCCCTCTGGTGCTTAATGTTAATTGTTCATCAATAGCAGGTTGGTTGTTCTTGTTCATCAACGTGCATTTCGAGCATACATTGCTCTTGGCCTCCAGCGTTAGAGTTTACGTGTGCGGTGGGCTTTTGAGTACATCAAGTAAGCTGTGGCTAGTGGCTAGGTGACTTTGTGGCTGCCAATTGCTACCATAACGTTGTGCAGAAAGGGGTCCGTGGTAGCATAGAGCTCAGTTTTATGGTGACTGGTTGGCTGCTCATGCTCGAAATGTTTATGATTTGGGAGGGGAATTCAGTTGTACTAGCACATTAGGTGACCTTCACACGGATAACTTGAATTGCGTATGCAGTTTCTTTATAGCATATTCTTTCAAGTATGTGCTCAACATGTTGGAACTAGTAATTTGATATATTCAGATAGGGTCCTTTCTTCGTTCCATCAGAGCTCAAATAGAGGGATAATTTGCCAATGGTTTGGATGATGTGTTCATTGTGCAATGGTGGGCGGTACGGGAGCATTGAACGATTCTAAGCTGACACAGCGCAACAACATTACAAAGATTaaggcagcccggtgcatgtagctcccgcttgcgcagggtcggggaagggtcccgaccactttgggtctatagtacgcagtcttttcctacatttctgtaagaggctgtttccaggacttgaacccgtgacctcatggtcataaggcagcagctttaccactgcgccaaggctccccttcaacaACATTACAAAGATTGGTAGCACTAATCACTAATCAGCTTGCCACTCACCAACTGACATTGACATTCCCTGTTGATTCCTACATTGGCATCTAGGATTAATTGTTGGGAGGATCTCATGAACAACTAAATCGCAACAGTATGCACATGTCGGCTCAGCCTGGCATGTAACTCATGAGCAAACGATATTCAAAAGCTACCATATATATGGGACCAAGCATCAGCACGCCAGTACTGTAGATGTCCATCTGAAACCATCATCTTTGGACCTGTATGGCAAAAGGCGAAAAAAGAGCTATCTACCTAGCATTCCTCTAGTTAGGCAAGAAACGAAATCAGCATCATTTTATGGAATCACTTCACTGTGAAACCACATATATCTGCTGCTGCTTCAGCTGGATCCTTCAAGCAGCAGCAGGCTGGCTCTTCTTCATTTTTTGACGCGTTTTCTTTGACTTCTCAACACAGAACTTCTTGGTGTCAGCACCCTTCAAATTGAATTCCACCAGGAGCTCTTCAAACAGAACCTTCGTGTCGGCATTGAAGGATGGGGTACGTCGACCTGCACCTGCACGCTTCTTTGGCTTCACTGCGTTGCTGCTGCTGGATCCTTCAGCATTTGCATTTTCCAGCTCCTTGCCCTCATCGTCCTCATCAGGAACAACAGACCCAACTTCGTTACCCTCCATGTAATATTTGCATGCAGCCAGAATGGCATGGCCACGTTCACGAAAGTGGCCGGCGACAAGATCTTCAAAGTGCTGAAACAAGCAAAGCAACAACCAGCAAAAAAAGGTTATTTAATATTCTGGTATGTGAGCTATGCAATCTAAGCCTCTTAGTCCACTACACCCTACTGAAGATAACAATTAGTACTACCATATTACAGCCAAATTAAGTGCCAGATTGTGGTTGTTGTTCTGTGCAACACTGAAAGCTAGATATGAAGTCTAGCAACCTTTACCGATCCTAGCAAGATTTCACTGTTATGGCTCCAAAATGTATACCCGTGACTAGTATAAATGACTGTTATATCCAAAACGGTGTTAGTTCCCTTGCTACCATGAAATTCTCATCCTTCTTACTTGGCGTAGATCCAGGATAACACAAGAACAGAGTACAAGCTAATTGTTGAGTATAaggattattaggaagtataggatagactaggatttggtcctgccttgtcttgtactccaagttggtctttgtactccaagttggtctttgtactcctatatatatgcccacgaggctcaagcaatagaTTAAACTATTCCACCATATCCCTCTCTCCCTTCtgacatggtatctatcgcaagtcggtcctaaaccctagccgccgccgcttccgcacccgcgcgccgcccccggggtggtcggcctccatgaccgccgccggggccgcaccgcctagggttcgtccgccgaccgtgttggccggctgccctagagagtcttttttcccgatcctttgatccggattttctctctctcgccggttgctttgatcggcgtctactttttggttttccggtctatgtgatccggtttgcgtcgcccaccgccgccgtcgatcccgtgcgcctctactccaacaccggcgcgattggccggcttcttcaccgacccggcggcctcgcgcgtcgtccgcgCGTCGGCCCGCCGGTCGCGCCGACCCGGCTGCCTCGCGTCATGCGGCGGCCCTTTACCGCCGCCactcgcgcgccggcccgcccgtcgatctacgccggccatCACCGCCCTGCTCTGActgggactcctgcatcaccccgacccggcggcctcgcgccatgctgcggccaatcatagccgccctgccgcctgccgccgccggcttcatccggactccgccgccgccgcgcctccaccgagcggcgtccccgacctcgcgcgcgatcggattgatcactcgctcgccgccgcgatccgcctcatctatgcCGCGCAACCGACTTGGCCtgtcggttacgcgcgcctccgcaggtcccgtgaagaccgtccccgagttcagcacgcctctccaccgatcgagcattaGGCtgtcgctgcgtcgccccgtcgggccgcagcgccgctgccccgtggttcttctcccggctgcaccgacccgtgtcaccgctgcatcgccccttagggccgtagtgtcgcggcccgcggccccgcgccgccccgagggcgtccgctctaggccgtcccgtggctgcatcgaccctcgcgctgccgctgcgtcgccctgtcgggccgtagcgagtgtggcacgcggtccacgctgTTGTCCCGAGGCCGTTCCCGTggttgcaccgactcgcgaaccgccgttgcgtcgccccttcgggccgcagcgtcccggcccgcggtccccgccgccgccccgaggtcttcccgccgtcgccccgacccgcctaccgccgctgcgtcgccccttggGCCATAGCGCCGCGGCCGGCGATCCtctccgccgtcaccgcgcgtcgacctcccgtggtatgcgccgcgccgtctcccttggcgcgggaacaccaccgtccgcgccggtcttcgtcacgctgtcagggttcttcgcctacttcgagcaccgccgtggcactcctaacctagccgccgccgctcttctttggccgccgccgcccgtccacccccttcgtcttcgtccaagcaccagcccgtcgccagcgtcgtcgtcatctaccccgaccacttcgtctaatccgaccaccgttggtgacatcggccccgcgccgatACACGCCGCAAtcatcgtcgagttcttctctgctggcccctccgacttctccgacatggcgtacagctcgtgcaggtccctcgtctatgcatgcccgatgctggcaacaccgatgcgtgccttcatccaagatgtgtccccgggcctggcaagcctggtcggcgcttcgtcaacttcgtcttcatccgtctacgcatgccctgtgctggcaacaccggtgcgtgccttcgtccacggtgTGTCcctgggcttggcaaacccgccgcgacgcgtcgtcaacacaTCTTCCTTCCGGCGCACCACTACCTCGTCACCACTGcacccatgactaactcggcgccctcttgcgcccgcggctccacgacaacttcctcgacaccggccaccccgactcgacatcgaccacggcattcttcgcacggctacctcgaccacggctccaccacccacgctctcggctacatcgacaaacggcacaaagggctaccgccttgcttgagcaatctcgtcggttgccactccagccacgactccgcgatgcgtcgaccgttacgactgtggggggtgtccgtcaacttgccttcggattcttctccagtctcaccgtctgcgtcgctaccgttgtgactgtggggggatgttgagtataaggattattaggaagtataggatagactaggatttggtcctgccttgtcttgtactccaagttggtctttgtactcctatatatatgcccacgaggctcaagcaatagaTTGAACTATTCCACCatatccctctctcccttctaacactaATGTCCAGGAGGTGGAAGACCTTCTATCCCATATGAATCCATCATGTTTCAAATGTGCTCAAGATTCCGACAGTTAGTGATGTTTTCTCTAGAGAAAAGCCCACCATTGAACTGTGAACTCTGGCAGAAGTTCATTTTTCAACCTGAACAGCTGAACTCAAACCATTTGATCCACATCCTCAAACTGTAGAGACGGATGATGCCACATGTGCAACACATCACTGCCATGTCGCAAGTTCTGTTTACTGATCCTTTTCTACCAAAACAATTTCTTCCATTTCTGGCAAAAAAAAATTTGGTGTTTCTTTGTTCCTGGCTGTGACATGTCAGACATGTGGCGTCCATTTGTGGAACCACCCAAGGGCAACAATCGGATGGTTTGAATAATTTGATCTTGCAGTTAAAAGTTGAAAACGTGAACTTCTGCTACAGTTAGCATTGAAAAGTAGATCTTCTGTTCTCTATCCTTCCTTTCTAACAACATCAACATGCAGCAAGTTATATTTTGGACGAATCTTCGCAGCCATGGGCACTCGTGTACTGCAAGAGCTTGACAATTATGCAGTATGTTACCTGTGGAGGCCTACGAAGTGAGTACAACATTGTTCTGCACGAGTACTGAAATGCTGTATCATTATACTCCAAGGACCTACTCTGTCCATTAGCATCGTTGACTTCGGTCTCGTATCCTGGCTCATTGAAGTATGGCTTTTCATTCAATATGAGACCTTGAATGGATATCAGCACTTGTAGCATGCTTGAGTGAGCTGAGTTCCAGTTCTCACAGCCATTACCATGCCAGGTTCCCAGGAGGCTAAGGCAGACTGTTCCACAATCATACAGATTTGGATTAAGCCGAAGTCCTCCAGAATGATAGTATACCACCTGCAAAGGCACCAGAACAGGTATTTAAATCAAATTATGAGAATACATCAAATAAGAAGttattacttcctccgttcctaaatatttgtctttttagagatttcaaatggataccacatacggatgtatatagacatattttagagtgtagattcactcattttgctccgtatgtagtcatctgttgaaatctctagaaaaacaaatatttaggaacggagggagtagatgtcagTACTTACTGGAGGAGTCGCTGGATAACTAACAGTGAATTGAGCATCAAAGAAGAAAAGGCCATCGTGGTAGGGTGTTCCCTGAGGCCCAATGATCACAGCCCTGAGAAGGTCCATTCGATTTTCCGAAACACGAACATATATGGACGCTGCACAcagaataatagtccatgaaaataGTACATCAACGTGCATTTCTAAACCGTAGTAATTTCAACCCAGGAGATTCAGCAGCCTTTCTAAAACTGTGTAGGTGAAAGTAAATAATAAAACGGTGAGTTTAAAATACACATAAAACCATTGACAATAGAGCTTTCTTCAGCAAGACAACATATACCCAAATTCGCACAAATTTTGAAGCAACAGTGAGTAATGGAGAAATGGGTGGTTCAAATCAGATCCCGAGTGTGCTACAAAATATGTAATTTTCACTTGAGGGAAGCATTTAAGCACATATTTAGAATTCCTATTGGAAATAGCTGACCTGGTAAATTGTTCTCCAGGAGTTTCCAATCATGCTGAATTCTTTTTGTCCACTCTTTCCCTGTCTGAAGTGAAGTTAAACAAAGAAATAAATGTCCGGTTGGAAAAGAAGGTGCCAAGTAAAGCAATATGCATAAGATTTTACCTTTCCAACAGGATTACTGGCATAATGATGATCAGAGAAATCTTTAATAATGTCAAACTGTTTAAAAAACTTGTATTTCTTGCCAATTTCATCCTCTATTTCTGACATTGACTTAAAATTGTCAGGCCCGTCATCAGTTACAGCTTTCTGCACCAATGGTACACTAGCCTCCACACCTGGAGGCAGATATAAATCGTCAAATTTATAATCCAGTTGTTGATATAAGTCAATCTCATCAAATTCATAATCAGGCCCTTCAACGCCATTCACATAGCAGCCTTCATCTTCGTCATACACATAAGAATCCCCTTCCTCGATTTCACAAGAGACAAAATTCTGTAGCTTCGACGGAATCAATTTCTGTATAAGATCCAACTTTATCACTGGATGAAGATCCCTGTAAAGTACGTCAATCTAGTTGTAAACAAAGACAAGCTTTTCAACAGTAAATACAAACTTGAATCCACCGGGGTGTTCTTGTAATATTAGTTACATAACAAGATCCATTGCTTCGGTGCCAGCATTAGACATGTAGTATCCATAAGACCTTTTTGGAAACAAAATAACTAGCAAAAAATGCAACTAATGCCCCCAAAACGCAGACATTGCGGTGCTAATGtctactccatccgttcccaaatacttgtctttctaggcattttaaatggactcaacatacggatgtatgtagacatattttaaagtgtagattcactcattttgcgccgtatgtagtcacttgttgaaatctttagaaagacaagtatttaggaacggagggagtagcatatatAATCCCAGATGTCCTGCATATACGCCAGGGTATGTAATAAGGTTTAACATTGGAATTATCGGATCCTTTTTCTAGGAGGCTAATAGGAGCATTTTGGAATGAGAGTAACATTACACGACAGGTGCTCTGTGCAATGTGCGCTAGTACATTACATACTTAAATAGCGCAACATAATGATTGTGGTATGTAAaataagaattacattgagaaGTGCCCTTTCCCTGACAGTTTTCACCAAAAAAATACCTGCAGGTGTTCGTAGAAAGCATAATAGACGCTCTAGTGGGAATCCAGGAAAATTGTGCAGCGGGAGCATGTGATCTATTTTTTCTGGAAGAAACCTAGTTGCAATAAAAACTTGAACAATGTAGTGAACTACAGTATGACACTTGCGCTCAAGTTTATCAAATGGAAGTTGCTTTTGCTAATGTTAATCTTTATGTATGTGCAAGGTCCTGTAAGTCTGTAACAATGCAGCACTAGCTTAAGGAATGGCAGTTATGAAATTTGGTTAGGCCATTTTCCTGAGATTGTAACGAACGCTGTAGCTGGTGATTTAACCAGCAGGTCATCGTAATGGAATATCATATATTCCTTTCATTTTTTTTATCAAAACAGAATGCCAGTTCTTATAGTCTGAAACTCTGAAAGTGCACACTCATCAAGCTTGTAAGCTCGCTAAAAAGATGGGGCATGTTCTCTTGTATGTAAAATAGTTTTAGATAGGCTACTTAACATGGACGTTAAGTTTttgcacccgagctcaaatgagctcgggtgaacagtaaggtcgaaaaacattaaaaaaatgttcaaaaaaatctgAACCTTTTTTAtggcaaactttgacaaatgttttaagaggtcgcaaaatttcatcatgaaatcacatttttGGAAGTCGTGGCAACAAAAAGACAAAATCTAtactctgaaaatgctactttcgaaagcattttggagcactgaaTTTTTTTttaccatgattttcacaaatgtgatttcatgatAAAATTTTGCAAGCTCttagaacatttgtcaaagtttgccttcaaaaaaattcagattttttgaaattttaaaaagaTTTTTGAGTTACTGTTcatcccgagctcatttgagctcaggTGAAGAAGAGGACTTCCGCCTTGacgtgtctttgttttcttctccGACGACAGCAAGATTTAGTCGAGATTGCTGAACATGTTTGCTTTCATAACAGCAAGATAGATGTCCTAAACTAGCACATTCACAAATCACAGTCAGCTAACATATATAGCACACACACTGTTAACCGATTGTACCGTTGTAGTCTGTTGTAGCTAATCCCTAGTCTTTAGGATCTCAACCTCCCACTCCGCGCACAAGGCCTGCGTGCCTATGACTGCGGGAGAGTAGAGGGAGCCGGCTATATATGTACATGTAATCCTCTCTGAGAAATATACAAGTGTGTGTGGAGCACTATTCATCTTCTAGCTTGGTATCAGTCGCCATGGCCTTCGAGGACATCTTCGGCGATCTCCCCAACCCGGCCGTCTCCCCCTCGGCCGCCCAGTCCTCCCCTCCtggcacctctcctcctcctcctccggccacctCCAATGCTCTCATCACTGCCCTAGCCTCCTCCTTCGCCCCACCCACTAATCCTCTCCTCCAAAACTTCCACAACGACCATATATCCAACCACATTAAGTTCAAACTCGATCCGGCGGAGCACAACTACATCAAGTGGCGCACCTTCTTCACCTGCGTTCTCATGCAGCACCGGGTCCAGGACCACATCGAGCATCGTCCTCCTCCCAAACCCGACACCGACTGGCTCGCTGTCGACCACCGCATCGTCCTCTGGATCTTCTTCACGCTGGTGGATTCCCTCCTCGAGCTCATCATGGGCGGCGCGGCCGACGCGTACACCGCCTGGCA comes from Triticum aestivum cultivar Chinese Spring chromosome 5B, IWGSC CS RefSeq v2.1, whole genome shotgun sequence and encodes:
- the LOC123114865 gene encoding putative ubiquitin-conjugating enzyme E2 38, encoding MDLVMDLHPVIKLDLIQKLIPSKLQNFVSCEIEEGDSYVYDEDEGCYVNGVEGPDYEFDEIDLYQQLDYKFDDLYLPPGVEASVPLVQKAVTDDGPDNFKSISCWKGKILCILLYLAPSFPTGHLFLCLTSLQTGKEWTKRIQHDWKLLENNLPASIYVRVSENRMDLLRAVIIGPQGTPYHDGLFFFDAQFTVSYPATPPVVYYHSGGLRLNPNLYDCGTVCLSLLGTWHGNGCENWNSAHSSMLQVLISIQGLILNEKPYFNEPGYETEVNDANGQSRSLEYNDTAFQYSCRTMLYSLRRPPQVTYCIIVKLLQYTSAHGCEDSSKI